In one Cercospora beticola chromosome 1, complete sequence genomic region, the following are encoded:
- a CDS encoding uncharacterized protein (CAZy:GH17~antiSMASH:Cluster_5): MRTTLAALALAAVPAVLAVEKGMHGFALGTKNPDGTCKFQTDYEQDFDAIKAASGSTLVRGYSASDCNCAQEILPAAKAKGFKVVLGVWPDVEESFNKDKGALVDHATKFKEQVYAVTVGSETLYRGNFTGEELLEKILDVKEALGGDVKVGTADSWNKWADGTGDAVINGGVDLIMANGFSYWQGAAAGDKAKEVYLDDIQQALGHIQEVSGSLDAIEFWNGETGWPTDGGSDYEAAEAGTKNAEAFYQHAFCGALDWGINAFFFEAFDEPWKPESIGDNGVAKDETKWGAMTADRKTKFNLQC; the protein is encoded by the exons ATGAGGACCACCCTCGCCGCACTCGCGCTGGCCGCAGTGCCTGCCGTTCTCGCCGTCGAAAAAGGCATGCACGGCTTCGCCCTCGGCACCAAGAACCCCGACGGCACCTGCAAATTCCAAACCGACTACGAACAAGACTTCGACGCAATCAAAGCCGCTTCCGGCTCGACTCTCGTGCGCGGCTACTCCGCCTCGGACTGCAACTGCGCACAAGAAATTCTGCCAGCTGCCAAAGCTAAGGGCTTCAAAGTCGTTTTGGGCGTTTGGCCTGATGTGGAGGAGAGCTTCAATAAGGATAAGGGAGCTTTGGTGGACCATGCAACGAAGTTCAAGGAGCAGGTCTATGCTGTAACTGTTGGGTCTGAGACTCTTTACAGGGGTAATTTTACTGGAGAGGAGCTGTTGGAGAAGATTTTGGATGTCAAGGAGGCATTGGGTGGAGATGTGAAGGTTGGAACAGCGGACTCGTGGAATAAGTGGGCAGATGGAACTGGTGATGCTGTGATCAATGGAGGTGTTGATCTGATCATGGCAAACGGTTTCTCGTACTGGcaaggtgctgctgctggcgacaaGGCCAAGGAGGTGTATCTGGATGACATCCAGCAGGCCCTAGGACATATCCAGGAAGTGTCCGGTTCGCTCGATGCTATTGAGTTCTGGAATGGCGAGACTGGCTGGCCGACAGATGGTGGAAGTGACTACGAGGCTGCCGAGGCCGGTACCAAGAATGCAGAGGCTTTCTACCAGCATGCTTTCTGCGGTGCTCTGGACTGGGGCATCAAcgctttcttcttcgaggcCTTCGACGA ACCATGGAAGCCAGAGTCCATCGGTGACAACGGCGTTGCCAAGGACGAGACCAAATGGGGCGCAATGACTGCCGACCGCAAGACCAAGTTCAACCTCCAGTGCTAA
- a CDS encoding uncharacterized protein (antiSMASH:Cluster_5), which produces MPRDRERLFNEARKTRCSGSSDSRRSSTTVDENGCIITRGFVIPSRSSSQSSLARSTTSSFEIPSTPLSPMEPPTPGFARPKPIESALRTSTSAISLSRAVHGVTLSSRPEPERRQTWQSMGSSSASNSRWNDDDLLATTCSSQSGQNFQVPQGPQVVAPARTKTKRSRPPPPKTTTNFRRVRSEQSNLQQLVARESGKERSKSTHVALDRYDKKAHNEPAVKIVAPEQADDAIASDSEDDNIASDGLLRSMTIRRNRLGYATRRAMTDEKNAALMQQVQLAPTPANLYSAIDTPIADASDAGADLVKVSQKLELVSASLADNAIASDSEDDDYTCKGDPKMTAALRQAALHRERNVAIHVSHDGLHDEPALELQKRSMSDAAVAVRLAEPSSNSPHKRNFSTGSATVRLLPPNASVSKSSDVDDLETPIEVKTYDTSSALAMRSLRPSRTRPKPAKGVLKKSGSPPSTGASTTECSPTKKVQTRNRSGSGEVVGGMVRPKSPPRMTADGVFRPGQVTAAEMRRLTEAADIFQ; this is translated from the coding sequence ATGCCGCGAGACCGCGAACGGCTATTCAACGAAGCAAGAAAAACCAGGTGCTCAGGCTCCAGCGACAGTCGACGATCATCAACGACCGTTGACGAGAATGGCTGCATCATCACCAGAGGTTTCGTGATCCCCAGCCGCTCGTCTTCACAATCCTCACTTGCAAGAAGcaccacttcctccttcGAAATCCCAAGCACTCCGCTCTCACCAATGGAGCCTCCGACACCAGGCTTCGCGCGGCCGAAGCCGATTGAAAGCGCTCTGCGCACAAGCACATCAGCCATCTCGCTGTCGCGCGCAGTTCATGGCGTAACGCTCTCCAGTCGCCCGGAGCCAGAACGCCGACAGACATGGCAATCTATGGGCAGCTCAAGCGCATCAAACAGTCGCTGGAATGACGATGACCTCCTAGCCACGACGTGCAGTTCTCAGTCTGGGCAGAACTTCCAAGTCCCTCAAGGCCCGCAAGTCGTTGCTCCAGCGCGCACAAAGACGAAACGCTCTCGTCCGCCTCCACCGAAGACAACGACTAACTTCCGTCGCGTCAGAAGCGAGCAGAGCAATTTGCAACAGCTTGTAGCGCGAGAAAGCGGGAAGGAGAGATCAAAGTCGACTCACGTGGCCTTGGATCGCTACGACAAAAAGGCTCACAATGAGCCTGCAGTCAAAATCGTCGCCCCCGAGCAAGCTGATGATGCTATTGCATCCGACAGCGAGGACGACAATATCGCATCTGACGGTTTGTTGCGGAGCATGACCATTCGACGTAACCGTCTCGGTTACGCAACACGTCGTGCGATGACTGACGAGAAAAATGCTGCTCTTATGCAGCAGGTACAACTTGCACCAACGCCAGCGAATCTCTACTCCGCAATCGACACGCCCATTGCGGACGCTTCGGATGCTGGAGCAGACCTGGTCAAGGTCTCACAAAAGCTGGAGCTCGTTTCTGCAAGCCTCGCCGACAATGCCATCGCATCTGacagcgaggatgacgactATACCTGCAAAGGCGATCCGAAAATGACAGCTGCACTCAGACAAGCAGCCTTGCACCGTGAGCGCAACGTTGCCATACATGTCTCTCACGATGGCTTGCACGACGAGCCTGCACTGGAGCTTCAGAAGCGCTCAATGTCTGACGCAGCAGTCGCCGTCCGTCTTGCCGAGCCTAGCAGTAACTCCCCTCACAAGCGCAACTTCTCGACAGGCAGTGCTACTGTCAGACTGTTACCACCCAATGCGTCTGTCTCCAAGTCCAGCGATGTCGACGACCTCGAGACTCCAATCGAAGTTAAGACCTACGATACCAGCTCAGCTCTTGCTATGAGATCTCTGCGACCATCGAGGACAAGGCCGAAACCTGCCAAGGGAGTACTGAAAAAGAGTGGATCACCTCCATCAACAGGCGCTTCTACAACCGAATGCTCGCCTACGAAAAAAGTCCAGACACGCAACAGAAGTGGAAGCGGTGAAGTTGTAGGGGGCATGGTGCGCCCGAAGTCTCCGCCGAGAATGACTGCCGACGGTGTCTTCAGACCAGGACAGGTCACGGCGGCTGAAATGAGGAGGCTGACTGAAGCTGCTGATATCTTTCAGTGA
- a CDS encoding uncharacterized protein (BUSCO:EOG09263J6Z~antiSMASH:Cluster_5): MAASRTASRAVLPLRNALSASRTTGRAAVATAVSSRSITTKSTRPQHGEVKAKTFFTSSFVQQKRAESSSASPAPQMYTESSPGRTALYDLHLEHDAKMVPFGGYSMPVQYSDLSVGESHAWTREKASLFDVGHMVQYHVEGPGAEAFLESLTPSGLKELPVGQSTLSTLLLPQTGGIGDDCIITRLEAGPKHLFYMVTNAGCREKDYNYLSSAISNWDNTVNPVVSLRHLEADKQPYGLIALQGPLSGEILQSALAPNCKVDLSKWYFGNLKYITLNLPSGESLPIVASRGGYTGEDGFELSIHPSQTVEVTKFLLETGTPDRLRFAGLGARDSLRLEAGMCLYGHDLDDTTTPVEAALSWVIPKSRRSGERANFNGAETIVPQITPKKEGGVGVTRRRVGFVVEGAPAREGAEVMDKDGQVIGRITSGCPSPTLKKNIAMGYIKDGQHKAGTEVQVKVRGKARKAVVSKMPFVPAKYHKEALSPA; the protein is encoded by the exons ATGGCTGCAAGCCGGACAGCTTCAAGGGCGGTCCTGCCACTACGAAATGCCTTAAGTGCTTCACGCACCACCGGACGAGCTGCAGTGGCCACAGCAGTATCGTCCAGAAGCATCACCACAAAGTCGACTCGCCCACAACATGGCGAAGTAAAAGCCAAGACTTTCTTCACCAGCTCCTTCGTGCAGCAGAAACGAGCTGAAAGTTCGAGTGCTTCACCGGCACCGCAAATGTACACAGAATCAAGCCCAGGACGAACAGCATTGTACGATCTCCACCTGGAACATGACGCCAAAATGGTCCCCTTCGGCGGCTACAGCATGCCAGTGCAGTACTCCGATCTCTCAGTAGGCGAATCCCATGCCTGGACCCGCGAGAAAGCGTCCCTTTTCGACGTGGGCCACATGGTACAATACCATGTCGAGGGACCAGGAGCCGAAGCCTTCCTCGAGAGCCTGACTCCATCAGGCCTCAAAGAGCTCCCAGTAGGCCAGTCCACGCTCTCCACCCTGCTTCTTCCCCAAACGGGCGGCATCGGCGACGACTGCATCATCACACGCCTTGAAGCCGGCCCAAAGCATCTCTTCTACATGGTCACAAACGCCGGCTGTCGAGAGAAAGACTACAATTACCTGTCCTCTGCCATTTCCAACTGGGACAACACCGTAAACCCAGTCGTCTCCCTCCGCCACCTAGAAGCCGACAAACAACCCTACGGCCTGATCGCCCTGCAAGGGCCCCTCTCCGGCGAGATCCTCCAATCCGCTCTCGCACCAAACTGCAAAGTCGACCTCTCGAAATGGTACTTCGGCAACCTAAAATACATAACCCTAAACCTCCCTTCAGGCGAGTCTCTCCCCATCGTCGCATCCCGAGGAGGCTACACAGGCGAAGACGGCTTCGAGCTATCCATCCACCCCTCCCAAACCGTCGAAGTGACAAAATTCCTCCTCGAAACCGGCACACCCGATCGTCTCCGCTTTGCAGGTCTGGGCGCTCGGGATTCGCTGCGATTGGAGGCTGGAATGTGTTTGTACGGGCATGACTTGGACGACACGACTACGCCGGTGGAAGCCGCCCTTAGCTGGGTTATACCGAAATCTCGACGATCTGGCGAGCGAGCGAATTTCAATGGTGCGGAGACGATTGTGCCACAGATTACACCGAAGAAGGAAGGTGGTGTGGGTGTTACACGGCGAAGAGTTGGGTTCGTTGTTGAAGGTGCTCCTGCGCGCGAAGGAGCTGAGGTTATGGATAAAG ACGGACAAGTCATCGGCCGCATAACCTCAGGCTGCCCCTCACCAACTCTCAAGAAGAACATCGCAATGGGCTACATCAAAGACGGTCAACACAAAGCCGGAACAGAAGTCCAAGTCAAAGTCCGAGGAAAAGCAAGAAAAGCTGTCGTATCGAAAATGCCTTTCGTTCCAGCAAAATATCACAAGGAGGCTCTCTCGCCAGCTTAG
- a CDS encoding uncharacterized protein (BUSCO:EOG092631MU~antiSMASH:Cluster_5), which translates to MPPQIFFLVSLPTSISPANSRDEALTTLRSAVNPDNGTTYPFAIPEFKIGTLDALVQQADELAKLEQGCKGVVDKVGDSLRSLLEGDEEKLQEQKVVNDKPVENYLQSFQWNKVKYRADKPIAELIDSLQKEIAAVDNDVKAKFSQYNQTKTNLATLQRSQTGNLSQKSLNAVVNPDTLIQPDQSEYLQQHLIAVPSQLVKDFLKTYESIAPMVVPRSAQLLAKDDEFQLFVVTTFKKHASEFVHKCREHRWTPRELKFTDGGRDAEEAELRKLEKEERKTWGEALRLGRTGYSDAVMGWIHVLTLRVFVETVLRYGLPLAYVCGLVKTTPKLSKKAKTGLDNRFSDLGGNALSRDKKGRPQQDDSAMQQEMAGAGLGGDQGYEPYVFYEFEII; encoded by the exons ATGCCTCCTCAGATCTTCTTTCTAGTCTCATTGCCGACCTCAATCTCGCCTGCCAACTCCCGCGACGAAGCTCTCACCACATTACGCTCCGCCGTGAACCCAGATAATGGCACGACATACCCCTTTGCCATTCCCGAGTTCAAGATCGGGACTCTAGACGCGCTGGTGCAGCAGGCAGATGAGCTAGCAAAGCTGGAGCAAGGTTGCAAAGGCGTCGTCGACAAGGTCGGAGACTCGCTGCGATCATTACTCGAAGGCGATGAggagaagctgcaggaaCAAAAGGTGGTGAATGACA AGCCGGTTGAGAACTACCTCCAATCGTTCCAGTGGAATAAAGTCAAATATCGGGCGGACAAGCCCATTGCTGAACTGATTGACAGCCTGCAAAAAGAGATTGCTGCAGTGGATAACGATGTGAAGGCAAAATTCAGCCAGTACAACCAGACCAAGACAAATTTGGCCACCTTACAGCGCTCTCAGACCGGCAACCTCTCCCAAAAGTCCCTCAACGCAGTAGTGAACCCAGACACTCTGATTCAACCGGACCAGTCCGAATATCTCCAGCAACACTTGATCGCCGTGCCTTCGCAGCTTGTCAAGGACTTCCTGAAAACATACGAGTCGATAGCACCCATGGTCGTGCCTCGATCAGCGCAGCTACTGGCCAAAGACGACGAATTCCAGCTATTCGTGGTGACGACTTTCAAGAAACATGCATCAGAGTTCGTGCACAAGTGCAGAGAGCACAGGTGGACGCCGCGCGAGTTGAAATTCACCGACGGAGGCAGAGACGCGGAAGAGGCAGAATTGAGGAAGCtagagaaggaagagaggaAGACTTGGGGCGAGGCTTTACGGCTAGGACGCACAGGATACAGTGATGCAGTCATGGGCTGGATCCATGTGCTCACGTTGCGAGTTTTCGTGGAGACGGTGTTGAGATACGGTCTTCCGCTGGCATACGTCTGCGGCTTGGTCAAG ACAACACCCAAACTCTCCAAAAAGGCCAAGACTGGGCTCGATAATCGGTTCTCTGATCTCGGTGGCAATGCTCTCAGCCGAGACAAGAAAGGGCGGCCGCAGCAGGACGACAGCGCGATGCAACAAGAGATGGCGGGTGCCGGCCTAGGCGGCGACCAAGGCTATGAGCCTTATGTCTTTTACGAATTCGAAATCATATAG